One genomic segment of Dehalogenimonas alkenigignens includes these proteins:
- the uvrC gene encoding excinuclease ABC subunit UvrC has translation MAIAQLLEEQVRCLPAAPGVYIYKDEKGRIIYVGKAVNLKNRVRSYFRGTGRLDEKTEMLVAEVRDLEYFVVPSEQDALILELNLIKRHRPDYNIRLKDDKGLPYLRVTPGDWPKLEVTRRYVEGQGRYFGPFTDSRSVHAVVDLLRKIFPFRSCSLDLKKVKRPCLEYDMHRCPAPCTGRVAAEDYRRNINQAVLFLEGRLEKVVRNLKSEMAAASDNMEFERAADLRDRIRDIEQVIAAQRIATKVKGELDAVAYVQNGDESFVMVFFVREGKIIGREHFFLRGTSGQPPSQVMSSFVGQFYSNSPHLPPLILIEHNPDDKEVLEAWLSTKRGTKVEIVVPQRGPRVELMKLVTENARKGLEQHKIKRLLTGAEDSRAGLEELAKVLGLSKPPHRIEGYDISNIQGKLAVGSMVVFTGGRPDSKNYRRFRIKMVPGADDFAMMKEVIGRRFAHAKAHKDKPDLEGEAETKWAALPDLILIDGGKGQISAAVGALREKGAENIPIIGLAKEREEIFLPEHSAPIILEERSAARRLLQRIRDEAHRFALGYHTNLRQKSAIASQLEAIPGIGPARRRSLIKKFGSVHGVRSATADQIVETQGITPQLARLIKESL, from the coding sequence ATGGCAATCGCCCAGCTTCTTGAGGAACAAGTCCGCTGCTTGCCCGCAGCCCCCGGCGTCTATATCTATAAAGATGAAAAAGGCCGCATCATCTACGTCGGCAAGGCGGTCAATTTAAAAAACCGCGTCCGCAGTTATTTTCGCGGTACCGGCAGGCTCGACGAGAAGACCGAAATGCTGGTGGCTGAGGTGCGTGACCTGGAATACTTCGTGGTGCCTTCGGAGCAGGATGCCCTCATCCTGGAGCTAAACCTCATCAAGCGCCACCGGCCGGATTACAACATCCGCCTCAAGGATGACAAAGGCTTGCCCTACCTGCGGGTCACCCCGGGCGATTGGCCTAAGCTTGAGGTCACCCGCCGCTATGTTGAGGGCCAGGGCCGCTACTTCGGGCCGTTCACCGACTCCCGCTCCGTCCACGCCGTGGTCGATCTCCTACGGAAGATTTTTCCCTTTCGAAGTTGCAGCTTGGATCTGAAGAAAGTCAAGCGTCCATGCCTGGAATACGATATGCACCGTTGTCCGGCGCCCTGTACCGGCAGGGTCGCCGCCGAAGACTACAGGCGGAACATCAATCAGGCGGTGCTCTTCCTGGAAGGCCGGCTGGAGAAAGTGGTCAGGAACCTGAAATCGGAGATGGCCGCGGCTTCGGATAATATGGAGTTCGAGCGCGCCGCCGATTTACGGGACCGCATTCGCGACATTGAACAGGTCATCGCCGCCCAGCGTATCGCCACTAAGGTCAAGGGCGAACTCGACGCCGTCGCCTATGTCCAGAACGGTGACGAGAGCTTCGTTATGGTCTTTTTCGTTCGGGAGGGCAAGATCATTGGCAGGGAACACTTCTTCCTGCGGGGTACCTCCGGCCAGCCGCCGTCCCAGGTCATGTCCAGCTTTGTCGGCCAGTTCTACAGCAATTCGCCCCACCTGCCGCCGCTCATCCTCATCGAACACAATCCGGATGACAAAGAGGTTCTTGAAGCCTGGCTCTCGACCAAGCGGGGAACCAAGGTCGAGATTGTCGTGCCGCAAAGGGGACCTCGTGTGGAGCTTATGAAGTTAGTCACCGAAAATGCGCGTAAAGGACTGGAACAGCACAAGATCAAGCGGCTGCTCACCGGCGCCGAAGACTCGCGCGCCGGCCTCGAAGAACTGGCAAAAGTCCTCGGCTTAAGCAAGCCGCCCCATCGCATCGAGGGCTACGATATTTCGAACATTCAGGGTAAGCTGGCGGTGGGTTCGATGGTCGTCTTCACCGGCGGCCGGCCCGATTCAAAGAACTATCGCCGCTTCCGTATCAAGATGGTGCCCGGTGCCGATGACTTTGCCATGATGAAAGAGGTCATCGGCCGCCGGTTCGCCCATGCCAAGGCCCATAAAGATAAGCCCGACCTGGAAGGCGAAGCTGAAACCAAATGGGCTGCCCTGCCCGACCTGATTCTCATCGACGGCGGCAAGGGGCAAATTTCTGCGGCTGTCGGGGCGCTCAGAGAGAAAGGCGCCGAAAATATTCCCATTATCGGTTTGGCCAAGGAGCGTGAGGAGATATTCCTGCCGGAGCATTCGGCACCGATCATCCTCGAGGAGCGTTCCGCTGCACGACGGCTGCTGCAACGGATTCGGGACGAAGCCCACCGCTTCGCGCTTGGCTACCATACCAATTTGCGGCAAAAGTCCGCGATCGCTTCTCAACTTGAAGCCATCCCGGGCATCGGCCCGGCGCGCCGTCGCTCCCTTATTAAAAAATTCGGTTCCGTTCACGGCGTCCGCTCTGCAACGGCTGATCAAATCGTCGAGACTCAAGGCATCACTCCCCAGCTTGCTCGCCTCATTAAAGAGAGCTTATAA
- the xerD gene encoding site-specific tyrosine recombinase XerD produces the protein MKADIDNFLNYLVVEKGFSGNTREAYHNDLSQLADFAEKCLSNRNAQHLWDNFNRQDMLSYLLDLKERKYAVTTVVRKLAAAKSFFSFQVDENKVRQNPTENIESPKVGKPLPGAISVSQVKLLLEQPTKTSAPEAKRDRAMLELLYASGMRVSELINLDIEDLDCNEAQVRCFGKGRKERIVPIYPQAARAAGEYINEIRHRLLRDESEKALFLNRRGERLTRQGLWQILKEYARQAGLSDMVTPHTLRHSFATHMLNGGADLRSVQELLGHANISTTQIYTHLTSEHIRKAYDSAHPRAKSNPR, from the coding sequence ATGAAAGCCGATATAGACAACTTTCTAAACTATCTTGTAGTAGAGAAGGGTTTCTCTGGGAACACCAGGGAAGCTTATCACAACGACCTATCACAACTTGCCGATTTTGCCGAGAAATGCCTATCGAACCGGAACGCACAGCATTTGTGGGACAATTTTAACCGTCAGGACATGTTGTCCTATCTGTTGGATCTCAAAGAACGCAAATATGCGGTCACCACCGTGGTAAGAAAACTGGCTGCGGCAAAAAGTTTTTTCTCATTCCAGGTCGATGAGAACAAAGTCCGGCAAAATCCTACCGAAAACATCGAGTCTCCCAAAGTAGGCAAACCGCTGCCCGGGGCAATTTCGGTCAGCCAGGTGAAATTACTCCTGGAGCAGCCGACAAAAACCAGTGCTCCCGAAGCCAAGCGCGACCGGGCAATGCTGGAACTGCTTTATGCCAGCGGTATGCGCGTCAGTGAACTGATCAATCTGGATATCGAAGATCTGGACTGTAACGAAGCCCAGGTCCGTTGTTTCGGCAAAGGGCGCAAAGAACGGATCGTGCCTATTTATCCTCAAGCAGCCAGGGCTGCAGGCGAATATATTAATGAAATCCGGCACCGGCTTCTGAGGGATGAATCGGAGAAAGCCCTTTTTCTCAACCGCCGCGGCGAACGTCTTACCCGCCAGGGTCTCTGGCAGATCCTGAAGGAATACGCTCGTCAGGCTGGCTTGAGCGACATGGTCACGCCTCACACCCTGCGGCATAGTTTTGCCACCCATATGCTCAACGGCGGGGCTGACCTGCGTTCCGTACAGGAACTCCTGGGGCATGCCAATATTTCCACCACCCAGATATATACTCATTTGACTTCCGAACATATCAGGAAGGCTTATGACAGCGCCCATCCTCGGGCAAAATCAAATCCTCGATAA